Below is a genomic region from Candidatus Binatia bacterium.
AAGGAGAACCACCATGACGCTCAGGATCCAGGGAATCGCGACCGAGGAGGCAGCACGGCTGCGCAGCGGGGGCGCCGACGCGAACGGGCAGCCGCCGCTGGTGCGCACTGCCGAAGGATTGGCCAATCCCTGCCGCCACTGCATCGACCTGATTGCCGAAGGCGACGAGAAGCTGGTGCTTTCGTACCGCCCTTTCGATTCCGTGCAGCCATACGCCGAAAGCGGCCCGATTTTCCTGCACAAAAACGGCTGCGATCGCTACGACAGCGACCGCTTTCCGTACTGGTTCGAGTTCCTCGAGCCGGCCATCGTGCGCGGCTACGACGACGCGGACTGGATCCGCTACGACACCGGCCACGTGGTAACCGGCCCCGCGATTGCCCCAACCTGCGAGCAGATCCTGGCCGATCCGACGATCGCGTACGTGCACGTGCGCTCGAAGTACAACTGCTTCCAGTGTCGCGTCGATCGCGCCTGACGCATGCCCACAGCAATGACGCAGCCGGCGCTACAGTTTTTGTAGCGCTACGAAAAATGTAGCGCCGGCGAATGGCGGTGCGCCCATGGCACGCGGCGAATTGCGGCCTGCCCATGGCGCCCCGGCGAATTGCGGAGTGCCCATGGCACGCCGGCGAATTGCCGCGTGCCGCCGCCCTCAGCGCGTCTCGCGCACCTTGTCGTGCGAGCCCGGCCAGACTTCGTGCTGGGGAAGACCATCGGTGATCTCGAACCACGGCGCTTTGGAGCCTACGAAGAAATGCCCTTCGGGCCGGTTCGACGGCGCCTGCTCGAGGCCGCCCAGCGGAACCCCGATCTTGTCCGCATCGTTGTCGTAGGTGCTGATCAGGTTGGACCCGCAGACGCGGCAGAAATGCTTGACGACGAACTCGGACGAATGAAAGCGCGACAGCAGGTCCTCGCCGGATATCCAGCGGAACTGCGAGGCGCGGATCGTCGCGCGCGTGCGGAAGGCGGCGCCGTGCCAGCGGCGGCAGCGCGAGCAGTGGCAATGAAAGATCGGCCCCAGCTCTCCGCGGATTTCGTAGCCGATTGCTTCGCAGAGACAGCGTCCGGTGAGGATCTGCATCGATCGTGTTTCCTTTTCTGCGCTTTGCTGCGCGCTTCAGGTGCGACAGACGACGCGCAATACCCATTGGCGGTGACGACGAAAACCCATGCGTTCGTACATCGCGATCGCACGGGTGTTGTACTGCATCACGTGAAGGAACGGGACGAGGCCGCGCCGGCGCTGGCGCCGGATCAGCAGGTGCATCAATCTGCGCGCCAGGCCGCGGCCCTGGAGATCCGGATGCGTGCACACTGCGCTGATTTCGCGCAGCGAGGCCGCTTCCATGCGTTCCCCGGCCATCGCGACCAGCGCCCCTTCCTCGTAGATTCCGAAATATTCGCCGAGCTCGATCGTGCGCTGCCCGAAGGGGCCGGGTTGAGTCAGCGCGACGAGCTCCAGCATCTGTGGGACGTCCCGCGCACCGAGACGGACGATTGCGCCGGGGTTTTCACCGCCGCTGTCGCCGCCGTTAGCGGCGACCTCTTCGTCTTCCGGCGTGCCGCCGCCCCAGACCATCTGCTCGGCAGGCACTTCCATGTCGATGCGCCAGCCGTCCGGTGCCGCGCTGTCCCAGCGCCCGCAGAACACGTGCTCGCCGACGTCGCAGTGCGGCTCGAGCTCACCGAGACCGGGCCGCTGCGGATCGGCAAAACCGCACAGGGGTCCGAAGCCGCGCGCGAATCGCCGCGCCGTTTTTCCTCCGGCCGAAAAACGCTCCTGGGGTCCGGCAAGGCTGTGCCAGACGATGTTGTCGAGAGCGGAAAGCGACATGCCGCCGATGCGCCGGAGTCTTCCCCGGCCGCGCAACGATC
It encodes:
- a CDS encoding GNAT family N-acetyltransferase, with the translated sequence MSLSALDNIVWHSLAGPQERFSAGGKTARRFARGFGPLCGFADPQRPGLGELEPHCDVGEHVFCGRWDSAAPDGWRIDMEVPAEQMVWGGGTPEDEEVAANGGDSGGENPGAIVRLGARDVPQMLELVALTQPGPFGQRTIELGEYFGIYEEGALVAMAGERMEAASLREISAVCTHPDLQGRGLARRLMHLLIRRQRRRGLVPFLHVMQYNTRAIAMYERMGFRRHRQWVLRVVCRT
- a CDS encoding GFA family protein, with amino-acid sequence MQILTGRCLCEAIGYEIRGELGPIFHCHCSRCRRWHGAAFRTRATIRASQFRWISGEDLLSRFHSSEFVVKHFCRVCGSNLISTYDNDADKIGVPLGGLEQAPSNRPEGHFFVGSKAPWFEITDGLPQHEVWPGSHDKVRETR
- a CDS encoding DUF1203 domain-containing protein; protein product: MTLRIQGIATEEAARLRSGGADANGQPPLVRTAEGLANPCRHCIDLIAEGDEKLVLSYRPFDSVQPYAESGPIFLHKNGCDRYDSDRFPYWFEFLEPAIVRGYDDADWIRYDTGHVVTGPAIAPTCEQILADPTIAYVHVRSKYNCFQCRVDRA